The Dioscorea cayenensis subsp. rotundata cultivar TDr96_F1 chromosome 18, TDr96_F1_v2_PseudoChromosome.rev07_lg8_w22 25.fasta, whole genome shotgun sequence genome includes the window GACGACCCCTTTGGACTCCTATTTGACGACCATGTAGagctattgttgtttttttattatataattttttatttagtaaaaataatatttttgttaaaacttctcctaagaactcatttttattaaaaccagccttgtatatataaacatttaatcatttttttttatgccgGTTATTTCGgcttttgggttttttttttaccacGTCTAGTGGGTTTATTTGTCGGTTGTTAGTTTTGTCCGCAAATTCTAGTGTGTGTTGTATCTTTCTTTATCAATGAAGGTGTTTcatccatatttaaaaaataaaaatagtagtcatttcTTATCCATACAATAATTCGGATCATCTGGATCTGCATGCCCTGATCAGAATATTTTGATTTCACATAAGCAGACATAGTCACAAATGTTGTTATTTCCTTGGTTCAGACCCATGATTCGCGTAATCCTAAAAACAAGCCCATGACACCTCTATATATATTGTCTTAATTTGGaatgtttccaaaaaaaaaaaaaaattggttggaTCGATGATCGGATAATTTGGATCTGGTGGAGAATTGGAGTGTTTTTTTCcattctttttagaatttttttaatggaaggTGGATTTATGGGGAGGTGAAgtgtttgattgaaagagaTACTGTAATTGGTACAGCAGCAGGAGAGCTTCAAATTGTGGCGATCGGTGGAGTGGCTTTTGGATGCAAAGTTGATCTCAACCCCAGCCCGGGGAGTGTGTGTTGGTGAAGGCAGAGGAAATTATCAGAGACAAGTTCAACAGCAATTTCGGTCAAATCTACCACAATTAAAGCActgtaaattttgaaaattcccACTACAGTGGGATCCTGCAGCCCGGGATGGCTTCAGCTGAGGCAATTAATTAAGGTTGAAGCTGGTTTGGATCCCGAGTGCCGATACCTCCAGAAGTTTAAGCTTTATCACACTTGatccaatttttttatgtatggtTGAAGAGATAAGAATAGAACTTAATTTCTGGAGGTGCTTTCCAAGTCGCGTTTAAGTCTCACATCCACATCTCCTAATTTAAAGGGAGTCTATGTGCCCAACCTAGACTGGTCTTTTAGAGCTATGAATCTCTTATTGGATGCATCAATGTCAAAGATCAATAAATTGGaacaatcaaaaccaaacatcGAAGAAGATACAGGTTTTTATCAATCGTACATAACAACAAAAAGATCAGAATAATCTTTACTGTCATTAATGTCAATGAGGAGACCATCAGAGCCTGCCAAGCTAGTTTTGGTCTGCCATGTTTCCGGGCCATACACGGCGAGGTTGCGATCTTTCTGAAGGATGAAAACGTAGTTGCCTTGTCCCCCGCTTTGGTTGGTAGCCCTACACGGTTTGGCCGTTGCTATTCAGATTACCAAATTGCCGTTACTCTCGAAAGCAAGGTAGCAATTTGTGCCCCGACCACTAGTGTTGGTGGCCCGGGGACGGTGTTGCAAATATCATACAACACCAAGTTGCGATCCCTCCCGCATAACAAGCTTGAAGCTCTCATAGGCGGGGATTGCCCCGGCCCGAGTGAATACTACCAGTAAAGTATGTTGCCGACCATAGAGCAAAGAGGAGCCACCACAAGGAGAAGATCGAGGGCGAGGGCGAGTGTGAGGGAGAGGGAAGCAAATGCTCTTGGAGTAGCCATTGTGTAGTAGACTGGAGTCACTGAACTGCAACTTGAATGCATTGCCCTTTCCTTTGGCCTCTATTTATAGATAGACACTCAAGAAGAGAACTTTCTTGGCTTTAAAAAAATGCCCAACTTATCCTTTACTTTTCTTAATTGGTGGTAGGTACATATTTATTAACGCTGAGGTTAGTGGATATGAATTTTACTCAACCTTAAAACCCTTAAAAGTCTTATCACATGAAGCGTAATTAAGTTCACATCGCTAATATACCAAGTAGCACCAACCTTGTTATATGCAAAATATCCTTTCCTTTgtgaaaagtaaatgaaaaacaTCACAAACACTTATCCACAATTTCTTCTTGCAAGATGTTCTCTTTCCATTTACGGTATTTGACAATAAGAAAGATAATTTTAATGAGTGGAagtgatttttcattttttttttattgactatatatattgtacaatatttttaaaacaataattttacataatttttattcataatcataTGTGTCTTTCACACTTATAGAAGAATATTAATTCTTTGTGTCTATGCCATTATTAATGCttatttattatctaatttAGTTGGTGATAAGTGTTAATAATTTGTGTATGAATGCAACTCTAGGATTTCATAGTTGTTTATGCATATATCTAGGTTGAATTAATGTGATTGTTATAGACTGATCAAGAGTTTGAACAAATCTCttatataaaaatgaattttatataGATCAATATGAAAAACTGTGTTTAAAGGTTtcatttccttttatttcttatggTACTAGGGCAATGATCCCGCATCTCTATTGTTTGTCtcctaattatttatttgttacgAGTGACAGAGAATTCTAATGCgactaattttttaatgaaggtCGTTATCTCTGAATCTAGTGCTACTGTTGACAGTGATGTCAACACTTCTCCAAAAtaaactttagtttttttttaagtactgcaatcatatttaattcaaattaataactATATATCATAATctccaataacaacaacaacaataataataataatgactaGATTAAATACCCGCGCTAATGCTGCGGGTTgaatatattcaaaacaaaatattacaaagataatatcaattttgagagaaaaaatatcattgttcatgtcaatttttttaaattattttcaatatgaGAAATATATCTGCAAGATATTAAGAATATGTTGATTTTCATaccaaaataattaagtttttaaaaatatttattaactttaaaaaatggaattgaaattataattctatttgttattaattaatctaaacataatccattgataaaaaagattttctttaaaactattttttaaaaaaaatcttttaagcatgtatttttattaaaaaaaaggttgaaaCTTTCCTTATTGATCAATTCCATAGcaaaataattcttaaaattatttttttatactttttttaatacttaaGCCCTTTTAAAATATGGAAATTATGTTGGGAAGAAAGGGATGTTATCTACCATCCTatcattgatttatattatattacttagtATTGCAAGAGATATggaaagttttatttaaaaacatacataatttCCAATTCGTAAAAGTGAATTGTTCCCATTTAAAcatgaaaggaaaataaataggttttttagtaaataaataaaacaactatCCAACTTTTCCTAAttttattcctttcttttttttcacttaaaTCTAAATCTAATATGTGGGAAAAAACAACCTTAGATCATATCTCTATTTCAAGTCTTAATAAACAATTTGGAAATTACTAATGAAATTAAACACTACATGTTGTTCATTTGACCGTATTTAGTCATTATAATTCTATTAAGTTATTATTGTGAATTTAAATTGGTCTCAATActataaaacaaacataatgaaataaatatcaagtaatttatttaaattaaaagaaatctaTAATGCAAGACATATGAAAGtttgtaagtataaaatataCTTGATTGCAGATAATCTCAATCTATCAACCTatacccaaattttattttagagtaAAAAAGATGGATCTTGTTACACAATGCATCATATACTTACATACTTTTATAACcaaaggataatttttttttttttatctaatttactATATAAGAGTACATAAAAAGTTAATATAGATCCAATGAATATGGAAATGCTAACAGATGGCAGTATAGCATCAATTCTATAGTCCCAAAGTCAATAATTGTGTCTTATCTTCATCCAAAAGTGAGACCTGCACAcatgaattcaaataaaaatgactGGATTTTCAAAGATGCTTAAACTAAGCTATCATTTTATATCTTATCTGTTCAAAAGGATTGGATTTTCAAAGATGCtcaactgattttttttatcaaatgagTACTAAACTATCATTTTATATCTTGTCATTTAGATATTAGTTATCATTTATTTGCAATATGTATTATTCCAAACTTGATTATTGTTATAAGTTCATAAGCTcactatctctctctctctctgttttttttttaacctcatAAGCTCATTTCTCTGCTAGGCCATAACACTGCAACTACCTTTTTATAGAACACCCttaattgaaaaggaaaaaaaatcatgattgtATAACATCACTAACCTATAGGAACCGGACTCATTTTGATTCATTCACACATCACGTCCAggcaataatataaaataattttagtatttaatttcAAACCATTTAACCTTACTCCTTaaataagatttataaaaaaaggacaaataagaaaaaaaccacAAACAAATCCTCTCTATTTTATATGCAAAAACAACAGAAATCATCCCCAAGATTGGCATTCAATACTGAGAATACATTTATTTCCAGGAATTTGCAAGaggacacaaaaaaaaaaacatatcattaaGTTCctacatttattaaaatattttttaaacataaaaaagaaaaacccccAAATCATGAAGAAAGAAAGGCCACAACTTTGTTAGTCAACACAGTAGGTTGATCACAACCAGGTTCATCCAAATGGAAGACATGATCCATACCATGAGACATAACCAACTCAACACCATCCACCCACTTCTCCTTCAACTTTTCATAATAAGCCATTGCTCTCACGCTCAGCAAGTCCTTCTCGGCCACACACACCATGATTTTCAAGAACGGCATCCGACCAAGATCCGGCGCTGTCTTGGCCAACGGATTGATCATGGGATCATCCACTCCGGCACTCGCCGGACACACCAGCATCCATAGCTCATCCAACCTCTTCTTCAGTGCATCTCCCACCTCCTCTCCCTCCATCTTTGACCCCCAAAAATATGGGGCATCATCaccattcctttttatttttcacaccttaccaaaaataataataatagtaataaataaataaataactaaaaatggGTTAGGTAAATATCATATTACATCTAACACTAAAGAATCATAGTAATTTCAGCTAAAAATTTTGCAATCTAACGTCTAAGTGAAATTACCTTCTGAGCCTTTGGCTCCAGCACGCATGGCCATATGGTGTGCTATGTTAGCGCCGGCACTATCTCCGGCCAAGAACTGCCTACTCGAATCACCAAAATTCACCAACCATGGTTCCGGCACAGCTGTGCCACTGTCCAACTGATGCACCACCCACTTCAATGCTTTCCAACAGTCATCATACGCGGCcggggaaaagaaaaggaagaagacgGATCTGCAAGAGAGCTTTTTTATTAGGGCTTCATTTATTTGCTTGGTCTGAAAATTTTTTGAGTTTGGATTGGAGAAAAATTACCTGCGCCTCCTTCGCACTCCACTCcaccctcatcctcatcctcctctCCTCCGCTGGCCTCTCTTGGATCCGCCTCCTATGCTTTATCCTCTGCTCGATCGCTATCACCTAGGAAATCCGCTATAAGACCGACGCTGAGCGGCTTCTCGAACGGGATCACAAGGATGGGATGCTGCTCGCCCGGTGTGTGGCCGAGTTGAAGAAGAAGGCTGAGCGGCTTCTCGCAAGGGATCGGCAGGATGGCTCGGGCAGAGAGGCATTGTTAGATCTAGGGTTAGAAGAAGAGGGCAACAATTATTTAGATCTAGATAAACCAATCACAGTAAACTAAATGTCACACAAAGAAAAACTTAGATCTAAATCAACCAATCAAAGTAGGCCAAATGTCCACTCAGGAAAAAAACTTAGATGAATAGTGAATTTGGGGATATGATTAATATGAagtatatatgataataatatatacatactattaaagtaaatgtataatctactccgagaaCGTTTTAAggcataattttaattttttttaataacatttaagtttttatttttatcacttataatattagtaattgaaaaacaataattacatctaattatttatgtaataaatgtccataatacctttgaaatccaaagtataaaatagtttttatagtaggagttagtttaattatattgttttatatatgatattgttttaaaacttctcaaaaaattttaaaaactctgaTGCGAAATCGAAGAAAatgcctaataataataataataataataataataataataataataataataataatgctcaTACAACCCATTAGTGATATCATCAACTTAATTGCTTTTTATGATATAAGTAATTAGACACCTAATTTGAGTGTAAATTAAATTcacatttaattaataaatctctGGATTCACAAATGCTACCAACCACTAATGAAACAATTGACTCTTATCAAGCCCAGTTGCaatcaaagtaatataattacCAAGTTTTCTGagagttaaaattttttatataattatagaacaaaattttcataataaaaaatacacttAAGAAAGCATCACTATGGGTTTCTAATGTGAGGAAATTATTGATGTGGGATTTGAATATAAGGGCTATATGTCATTGCACATAACCATATTATTCCATCTGGTTCTATTTAAATTACATGCCCATGCACCTTAATCAATTGActcctattaaaaaaaagttagttgaaattagttattttctgtaatttataaaaaattgtatcaatttttcaaaattaccccgTTTAAAACAGCAtcaaaatttcattaattttttataatttaattatatattttattctcttaatgttgtg containing:
- the LOC120282966 gene encoding probable carboxylesterase 2, encoding MPLCPSHPADPLREAAQPSSSTRPHTGRAASHPCDPVREAAQRRSYSGFPRSVFFLFFSPAAYDDCWKALKWVVHQLDSGTAVPEPWLVNFGDSSRQFLAGDSAGANIAHHMAMRAGAKGSEERNGDDAPYFWGSKMEGEEVGDALKKRLDELWMLVCPASAGVDDPMINPLAKTAPDLGRMPFLKIMVCVAEKDLLSVRAMAYYEKLKEKWVDGVELVMSHGMDHVFHLDEPGCDQPTVLTNKVVAFLSS